One Brassica napus cultivar Da-Ae chromosome A5, Da-Ae, whole genome shotgun sequence DNA window includes the following coding sequences:
- the LOC106452376 gene encoding CTP synthase, translating to MKYVLVTGGVVSGLGKGVTASSIGLLLQACGLRVTSIKIDPYLNTDAGTMSPFEHGEVFVLDDGGEVDLDLGNYERFLDSTLTRDNNLTTGKIYQSVIDKERKGDYLGRTVQVVPHITDAIQEWIERVANVPVDGKDGPPDVCVIELGGTIGDIESMPFIEALGQFSYKVGPGNFCLVHVSLVPVLSVVGEQKTKPTQHSVRGLRSLGLTPNILACRSTKALEDNVKTKLSQFCHVPEENIVTLYDVPNIWHVPLLLRDQKAHEAILKELNLLGKAVEADVTEWTARTKIYDTLQDPVRIAMVGKYTGLTDSYLSVLKALLHASVACHKKLIVDWVAASDLEDITAQETPDVHKAAWDLLKGADGILVPGGFGDRGVQGKILATKYARTNQVPFLGICLGMQLAVVEFARSILGFEDANSTEFEPETPSPCVIFMPEGSTTHMGGTMRLGSRRTYFQVPDCKSAKLYGNAKFVDERHRHRYEVNPDMIQEIENAGLSFVGKDETGRRMEIVELQNHPYFVGVQFHPEFKSRPGKPSALFLGLIAAASGCLEAVLQASGKVSKVSTTRVANGAATGKVYQNGNVYSNGNGLHH from the exons ATGAAGTATGTTTTGGTGACAGGAGGAGTGGTGAGTGGACTTGGGAAAGGAGTCACTGCAAGTAGCATTGGACTTCTCCTTCAAGCCTGTGGCCTTCGTGTTACTTCCATCAAGATTG ATCCTTATCTTAACACTGATGCTGGGACAATGTCTCCGTTTGAGCATGGAGAAGTATTTGTTCTGGATGATGGTGGAGAG GTGGACTTGGACCTTGGAAACTATGAGCGTTTTTTAGACAGTACATTGACCCGTGACAACAATTTAACAACCGGAAAGATATACCAG TCAGTCATTGACAAGGAAAGGAAAGGGGACTACCTTGGAAGAACTGTACAG gtgGTTCCGCATATAACTGATGCAATCCAAGAGTGGATTGAGCGTGTTGCTAATGTTCCAGTGGATGGAAAGGACGGTCCTCCTGATGTCTGTGTCATTGAACTAGGAGGGACTATAG GTGATATTGAATCTATGCCCTTCATTGAGGCCCTTGGTCAATTCTCCTATAAAGTTG GGCCTGGTAATTTCTGCCTGGTTCATGTGAGCCTTGTGCCTGTTCTCAGCGTTGTTGGTGAGCAG AAAACAAAGCCAACTCAGCATAGCGTGCGAGGACTCAGAAGCCTTGGTTTGACTCCAAATATCCTTGCATGTCGCAGCACGAAG GCACTTGAAGACAATGTGAAGACGAAACTATCTCAGTTTTGCCATGTTCCG GAAGAGAATATTGTAACACTCTACGACGTTCCAAATATCTGGCACGTTCCTTTGCTTCTAAGG GATCAAAAGGCGCATGAAGCAATCTTAAAAGAGTTGAACCTCCTTGG CAAAGCTGTAGAGGCTGACGTTACGGAATGGACTGCAAGAACTAAAATCTATGATACCCTGCAAGATCCT GTCAGGATTGCTATGGTTGGAAAGTACACTGGCCTTACTGATTCTTACCTTTCCGTGTTGAAG GCCCTTTTGCATGCTTCTGTTGCATGTCACAAGAAGCTTATTGTAGATTGGGTTGCAGCCAGTGACCTTGAAGATATTACAGCACAGGAA ACGCCAGATGTCCATAAAGCTGCATGGGATCTTTTGAAG GGTGCTGATGGTATTCTAGTACCAGGAGGTTTCGGTGACAGAGGAGTGCAAGGGAAGATACTTGCTACAAAGTACGCCCGTACAAATCAAGTCCCTTTCCTTGGCATATGTCTGGGAATGCAGCTGGCTGTTGTTGAATTCGCCCGCTCCATTCTTGGCTTTGAGGATGCAAACAGCACAGAGTTTGAACCAGAAACGCCAAGCCCTTGCGTCATTTTTATGCCAGAG GGATCTACAACTCATATGGGTGGCACAATGCGCTTAGGATCAAGGAGGACTTACTTTCAGGTTCCTGATTGCAAGTCTGCTAAGTT GTACGGTAATGCGAAGTTCGTTGATGAGCGACACAGGCACAGATATGAg GTAAATCCAGATATGATACAAGAAATTGAGAATGCTGGGCTCTCATTTGTTGGGAAGGATGAGACTGGGCGTCGTATGGAG ATTGTGGAGCTTCAAAATCATCCATACTTTGTGGGtgttcagtttcatcctgagtTCAAGTCCAGACCCGGAAAACCTTCTGCTTTGTTTCTAG GTCTTATAGCAGCAGCGTCTGGGTGTCTAGAGGCAGTTCTGCAAGCAAGTGGCAAGGTGAGTAAAGTTTCAACAACTAGAGTGGCCAATGGAGCAGCAACGGGGAAAGTTTACCAGAACGGGAATGTGTATAGCAATGGAAACGGGTTACATCACTGA
- the LOC106345431 gene encoding fasciclin-like arabinogalactan protein 14 yields the protein MSSSSLTLFFFFFFASTFLYTSTNSFNITNILNQNNEFSTFNNLLTQTNLASAINSRQTITVLALSNDAVSHFSDQSAEDNKKVLSLLIILDYYDIKKLRSLNKKSVILTTLFQASGQAKGEQGFVNATVMDNGDVMFGSAVPGSILDSKLIDSVATHPYNISVLHIDSSIRFMNPDGSFDVGSSSKPLPPQPPNDDDYEFDEPPSPPSSTTKPVVADATAATAKPPSAATAKPPSAAKANSTSGVSAISTPNFASAFVISSFWLFMTVW from the coding sequence atgtcttcttcttcacttacactcttcttcttcttcttctttgcttccaCATTCCTCTACACATCAACAAACTCATTCAACATCACAAACATCTTAAACCAGAACAATGAGTTCTCCACTTTCAACAACCTTCTCACCCAAACCAACCTCGCCTCCGCCATCAACTCCCGTCAAACCATAACCGTCCTCGCCCTTTCCAACGACGCAGTGTCCCACTTCTCCGACCAATCAGCCGAAGACAACAAGAAAGTCCTCAGCCTCCTCATCATTTTAGATTACTACGACATCAAGAAACTCAGAAGCCTGAACAAAAAATCAGTAATACTCACCACTCTCTTCCAAGCAAGCGGCCAAGCCAAAGGCGAACAAGGGTTCGTAAACGCAACCGTTATGGACAACGGTGACGTTATGTTTGGATCTGCGGTTCCTGGATCTATCCTTGACTCTAAGCTTATAGACTCTGTTGCCACACATCCATATAACATCTCGGTGCTTCATATTGATAGTTCCATACGTTTCATGAATCCTGATGGTTCTTTTGATGTTGGTTCATCATCTAAACCACTTCCTCCACAACCTCCTAATGATGATGATTATGAATTTGACGAGCCACCATCCCCACCTTCCTCTACTACTAAGCCCGTTGTTGCTGATGCTACTGCCGCTACTGCTAAGCCACCTTCTGCTGCTACCGCTAAGCCACCTTCTGCTGCAAAAGCCAACTCAACAAGTGGGGTTTCAGCGATTAGTACTCCTAACTTTGCGTCTGCGTTCGTGATCTCATCATTTTGGTTGTTCATGACGGTCTGGTGA
- the BNAA05G26540D gene encoding uncharacterized protein BNAA05G26540D, with translation MMISRRLASKFLKPLSSSSSSLNASLHHHLHYSSPIRNHLIHESKINKLSLLRSFSALEKLRSQTWSSTRYFSTPSGEANPKPEEDPAKMKHQEIEGPTVERDVSALGNETRQVFEGMMKNMYSLSGAMGLLGLTQLIVGGTILYVTRSNPMLHGMTIQSCVAFGFPFAVALMLRRSLKPMCFFKEMEEAGRLQILTLTLQVAKSLNVLFVRARVVSILCVVGLSCGNVFLLLSP, from the coding sequence atgatgaTCTCTCGTCGATTAGCTTCCAAATTCCTTAAAcccttatcttcttcttcttcatccctcAACGCctctcttcatcatcatctccacTACTCTTCTCCTATAAGAAACCATTTGATCCACGAAtccaaaattaacaaactaagTCTCTTAAGATCCTTCTCTGCTTTAGAGAAGCTGCGTTCTCAAACATGGTCGTCAACGAGGTACTTCTCAACACCGAGCGGAGAAGCCAACCCGAAGCCGGAGGAGGATCCGGCCAAAATGAAGCATCAGGAGATCGAAGGCCCAACGGTGGAACGCGACGTGTCAGCGCTAGGGAACGAGACGAGACAAGTCTTCGAAGGGATGATGAAGAACATGTACAGTCTAAGCGGAGCCATGGGTCTTCTCGGTTTAACCCAATTGATCGTCGGAGGGACTATTCTCTACGTGACTCGATCGAATCCGATGCTGCATGGCATGACGATTCAGAGCTGCGTGGCGTTCGGGTTCCCGTTTGCTGTGGCGTTGATGCTGAGACGGTCGTTGAAGCCGATGTGTTTTTTCAAGGAGATGGAGGAAGCTGGGAGGTTGCAGATTCTGACTTTGACGTTACAGGTTGCGAAGAGTCTTAATGTGTTGTTCGTTAGAGCTCGTGTTGTGTCTATCTTGTGCGTTGTTGGGTTGTCTTGTGGAAACGTGTTCCTCTTGTTGTCTCCGTGA
- the LOC106452377 gene encoding zinc finger A20 and AN1 domain-containing stress-associated protein 5-like, with translation MAQRTEKEETEFKVLETLTTPATATTTLCSNNCGVTANPATNNMCQKCFNASIAAAGVDSGSTSKRASRSVNLRPSPAKVVIRPREIDPVKRDQQTVNRCSGCRKKVGLTGFRCRCGDLFCSEHRYSDRHECSYDYKTAGREAIARENPVVKAAKMVKV, from the coding sequence ATGGCGCAGAGAACAGAGAAGGAAGAGACGGAGTTCAAGGTCCTCGAGACCTTAACGACCCCCGCCACCGCCACGACCACGCTCTGCTCTAATAACTGCGGCGTTACAGCGAATCCAGCCACCAACAACATGTGTCAGAAATGTTTCAACGCTTCCATCGCCGCCGCCGGCGTAGACTCCGGCTCGACGTCGAAGAGAGCGTCGAGATCCGTTAAtcttaggccatcaccagccaaagTCGTGATCCGTCCCAGGGAGATCGATCCGGTTAAGAGAGATCAGCAGACGGTAAACCGGTGTTCCGGCTGTCGGAAGAAGGTGGGGCTGACCGGGTTCAGATGCCGATGCGGTGACCTTTTCTGCTCCGAGCACCGTTACTCCGATCGCCATGAGTGCAGCTACGACTATAAAACCGCCGGTCGCGAGGCGATCGCTAGAGAGAATCCGGTGGTCAAGGCGGCGAAGATGGTCAaagtttaa
- the LOC106452378 gene encoding probable protein phosphatase 2C 38 — MVSETILRMIAPCWKRPSVKGEHSTRGDANGRCDGLLWYKDSGNHVAGDFSMSVIQANNLLEDHSKLESGPVSMFDSGPQATFVGVYDGHGGPEAARFVNKHLFDNIRKFTSENHGMSASVITKAFLATEEEFLSLVRRQWQTKPQIASVGACCLVGIICSGSLYIANAGDSRVVLGRLEKAFKAVKAVQLSSEHNASLESVREELRLLHPDDPQIVVLKHKVWRVKGIIQVSRSIGDAYLKRSEFNREPLLAKFRVPEAFQTPILRAEPAISVHKIHPEDQFLIFASDGLWEHLSNQEAVDIVNTNPRNGIARKLIKTALREAAKKREMRYSDLKKIDRGVRRHFHDDITVIVVFLDSHLVSKSVSRRPLISISGGGDLAGGPSTT; from the exons ATGGTATCGGAAACTATATTACGGATGATAGCACCATGTTGGAAACGGCCTTCTGTGAAAGGAGAACATTCTACGAGAGGAGACGCTAACGGAAGATGCGACGGTCTTCTTTGGTATAAAGATTCTGGTAACCATGTCGCTGGAGATTTCTCAATGTCTGTGATCCAAGCTAACAATCTTCTCGAAGATCATAGCAAACTCGAGTCCGGACCCGTTAGTATGTTCGATTCGGGTCCTCAAGCTACTTTCGTTGGTGTTTATGATGGTCATGGAGGTCCTGAAGCAGCTCGGTTCGTTAATAAACACCTCTTCGATAACATCCGAA AGTTTACGTCGGAGAATCATGGAATGTCTGCATCTGTTATAACGAAAGCGTTTTTAGCTACGGAAGAGGAGTTTCTTTCTCTTGTGCGGCGGCAGTGGCAGACGAAGCCTCAGATTGCTTCTGTTGGAGCGTGTTGTCTTGTAGGGATCATATGTAGTGGGTCGTTGTACATTGCTAACGCGGGGGATTCTCGGGTTGTGTTAGGGAGACTGGAGAAAGCGTTTAAAGCTGTCAAGGCTGTTCAGCTGTCGTCAGAGCATAATGCTAGTCTTGAATCTGTGAGAGAGGAGTTGCGGCTGTTGCATCCTGATGATCCTCAGATTGTTGTCTTGAAGCACAAAGTGTGGCGTGTCAAAGGTATTAtacag GTCTCACGATCAATTGGTGATGCATACTTAAAGAGATCAGAGTTCAACAGGGAGCCGCTATTAGCAAAGTTTAGGGTGCCTGAGGCTTTTCAAACGCCGATCCTTAGAGCAGAGCCTGCGATTTCAGTACACAAAATACATCCAGAGGATCAGTTTCTTATATTTGCATCAGACGGCTTGTGGGAGCACTTAAGCAATCAGGAAGCTGTTGACATTGTGAACACTAACCCTCGTAAT GGAATTGCGAGGAAGCTGATAAAAACAGCTCTAAGAGAAGcagcaaagaagagagagatgagataTTCAGATCTAAAAAAGATTGATAGAGGAGTGAGGAGACATTTTCATGATGATATAACAGTCATCGTCGTGTTTCTTGATTCACATCTTGTCAGTAAAAGTGTCTCACGACGACCACTCATCTCTATCTCAGGCGGTGGTGACTTGGCTGGTGGACCTTCTACCACTTGA
- the LOC106452379 gene encoding nudix hydrolase 16, mitochondrial produces MCDLVARTGRLQQRYKDGSRLIAGCIPFRYIKDGNSESGKVVQVLMISSSSGPGLLFPKGGWENDETVKEAAVREAVEEAGVRGILMDFLGDYEFKSKTHQDEFSPEGLCKAAMYALYVKEELETWPEQKTRTRTWLTIGEAVESCRHAWMKDALVDGFCKWHKEKMGKGDED; encoded by the exons atgtgTGATTTGGTCGCGCGTACGGGTCGGCTCCAGCAACGGTACAAGGATGGCTCACGTCTCATTGCCGG GTGTATTCCGTTTAGGTATATAAAAGATGGTAATTCTGAATCTGGGAAAGTGGTTCAAGTGTTGATGATCAGCTCTTCTAGTGGACCTGGGCTTTTGTTTCCCAAG GGAGGATGGGAGAATGATGAGACTGTCAAAGAAGCTGCGGTAAGAGAAGCTGTGGAAGAAGCAGGAGTCCGTGGCATTTTGATG GATTTCTTGGGAGATTATGAGTTCAAGAGCAAGACACACCAAGATGAGTTTAGCCCTGAAGGCTTATGTAAAGCGGCAATGTACGCCTTGTATGTCAAGGAAGAGCTAGAGACTTGGCCGGAACAGAAGACGAGAACAAGGACATGGCTGACTATTGGAGAAGCTGTAGAGAGTTGCAGGCACGCTTGGATGAAGGATGCGTTGGTTGATGGGTTCTGTAAATGGCATAAGGAGAAGATGGGTAAAGGAGATGAAGATTGA
- the LOC106345434 gene encoding dolichyl-diphosphooligosaccharide--protein glycosyltransferase subunit 4A-like: MIDDQDLGFIVNFLGVSIFALVIAYHYVASDPKYEAT, translated from the coding sequence ATGATCGACGATCAAGACTTGGGGTTTATAGTCAATTTTCTCGGCGTCTCCATCTTCGCCTTGGTAATTGCTTATCATTACGTAGCTTCTGATCCCAAGTACGAGGCGACTTGA
- the LOC106452383 gene encoding telomere repeat-binding protein 3 isoform X2 has translation MVFKRKLDCVSVAFDYPNIPKAPRSCRRKVQNKRTDDDDDAKMCAMDLLASLAGKILEEGQSSSASSNAFEGNTHENFGKEIKTEREDHDKPLKSESSDQGNSVSMPTYENTSDKCAVNSFSFPDNDGILERTPMSDHKKIHGETGDVHVNPGFEQGEATGGLTTNTCNLEDKTALDVQFPKPVCVDDGDLKSPSFVNMTPNGSLARHGNRTNLAIRRIRKSKYWKQVSKDFGHYRADVGIKALYRKRKSCYGYNTWKHETIYKRRRSPDRSSVVTSDGGLCNGSVSKLPQKRDSVKLSIKSFRIPELFIEVPKTATVGSLKRTVMEAVSVLLSGGIRVGVLVHGKKVRDDKRTLSQTGISSEENLNNLGFTLEPGGTSKVPIPLCSKDPVVPTTELASLCERSAAASPTLDSGVPHADDVFNSGNVVDNNLELVPYQSEVSVDEPSSDSRALVPLPALEEVKALAIVPLNQKPKRTELAQRRARRPFSVTEVEALVQAVEELGTGRWRDVKLRAFENADHRTYVDLKDKWKTLVHTASISPQQRRGEPVPQELLDRVLKAYGYWSQHQGKHQARGAPKDPDMNRGRALESGVSV, from the exons ATGGTGTTCAAGAGGAAGTTAGACTGCGTATCTGTTGCCTTTGATTACCCCAATATTCCCAAGGCTCCTCGTTCTTGCAGG AGGAAGGTTCAAAACAAGAGAaccgatgatgatgatgacgctAAGATGTGTGCAATGGACTTGCTCGCTTCTCTGGCTGGAAAGATACTAGAGGAAGGCCAGAGCTCCTCAGCCTCTTCCAATGCATTTGAAGGGAATACTCACGAGAACTTCGGAAAAGAAATCAAAACTGAACGAGAAGATCATGACAAGCCTCTTAAATCTGAGTCGTCTGACCAAGGAAACTCTGTTTCAATGCCTACATATGAAAACACTAGCGACAAGTGTGCGGTAAATAGCTTCTCATTTCCTGATAACGACGGCATTTTGGAGCGCACTCCGATGTCTGATCACAAGAAGATTCATGGGGAGACGGGTGATGTTCATGTGAATCCTGGGTTCGAACAAGGAGAAGCAACCGGTGGCTTAACCACTAACACTTGCAACTTAGAGGATAAAACTGCATTAGATGTGCAGTTTCCTAAACCAGTCTGCGTGGATGATGGTGATCTGAAATCGCCATCCTTCGTGAATATGACCCCTAATGGTTCCCTTGCTAGACATGGGAATCGTACTAACCTAG CTATTAGAAGAATAAGAAAGTCCAAATACTGGAAACAAGTCTCCAAGGATTTTGGACACTACAGAGCTG ATGTTGGCATAAAGGCTCTTTACcgcaaaagaaaatcatgttaTGGATACAACACATGGAAACATGAGACCATTTATAAGAGGAGAAGATCACCGGACCGAAGCTCGGTTGTAACTTCTGATGGTGGACTTTGTAATGGAAGTGTTTCCAAGTTACCTCAAAAGCGAGACTCAG TAAAGCTAAGCATCAAGTCCTTTAGGATTCCAGAGCTTTTTATTGAAGTTCCAAAAACTGCAACAGTAGGATCACTTAAG AGGACAGTGATGGAGGCAGTCAGTGTGTTACTCAGCGGTGGAATACGTGTTGGGGTATTGGTACATGGGAAGAAGGTCAGAGATGACAAGAGAACTCTGTCACAGACTGGGATCTCATCTGAAGAGAATCTAAACAACCTTGGGTTCACCTTGGAGCCTGGTGGTACCAGCAAAGTCCCGATACCTTTATGTTCCAAAGATCCTGTGGTGCCAACAACAGAGCTGGCAAGCTTGTGTGAACG GTCTGCGGCGGCTTCTCCGACGTTAGATTCTGGAGTTCCCCATGCAGATGATGTGTTTAACTCAGGGAATGTTGTGGACAATAACCTCGAGTTAGTTCCATATCAGAGTGAGGTATCTGTTGACGAACCTTCATCAGACTCAAGAGCGCTTGTTCCACTCCCAGCCTTGGAGGAAGTTAAGGCGCTTGCCATAGTTCCATTGAACCAGAAACCTAAGCGTACTGAGCTTGCCCAGCGCAGAGCCAGGAGGCCTTTCTCTGTCACAGAGGTAGAAGCTCTCGTACAAGCAGTTGAGGAACTCGGGACTGGAAG ATGGCGTGATGTGAAATTGCGTGCTTTCGAGAATGCTGATCACCGAACCTACGTGGACTTGAAG GACAAATGGAAGACGCTGGTTCACACAGCAAGTATATCACCGCAGCAAAGAAGAGGAGAGCCGGTGCCACAAGAACTGCTAGACAGAGTGTTGAAGGCATACGGGTATTGGTCGCAGCACCAAGGGAAACATCAGGCGAGAGGAGCACCTAAGGATCCAGACATGAACAGAGGTAGAGCTCTTGAATCAGGTGTTTCAGTGTAA
- the LOC106452383 gene encoding telomere repeat-binding protein 3 isoform X1, giving the protein MVFKRKLDCVSVAFDYPNIPKAPRSCRRKVQNKRTDDDDDAKMCAMDLLASLAGKILEEGQSSSASSNAFEGNTHENFGKEIKTEREDHDKPLKSESSDQGNSVSMPTYENTSDKCAVNSFSFPDNDGILERTPMSDHKKIHGETGDVHVNPGFEQGEATGGLTTNTCNLEDKTALDVQFPKPVCVDDGDLKSPSFVNMTPNGSLARHGNRTNLGRDDDEKLYSYRKCSNKFTSYKSPAIRRIRKSKYWKQVSKDFGHYRADVGIKALYRKRKSCYGYNTWKHETIYKRRRSPDRSSVVTSDGGLCNGSVSKLPQKRDSVKLSIKSFRIPELFIEVPKTATVGSLKRTVMEAVSVLLSGGIRVGVLVHGKKVRDDKRTLSQTGISSEENLNNLGFTLEPGGTSKVPIPLCSKDPVVPTTELASLCERSAAASPTLDSGVPHADDVFNSGNVVDNNLELVPYQSEVSVDEPSSDSRALVPLPALEEVKALAIVPLNQKPKRTELAQRRARRPFSVTEVEALVQAVEELGTGRWRDVKLRAFENADHRTYVDLKDKWKTLVHTASISPQQRRGEPVPQELLDRVLKAYGYWSQHQGKHQARGAPKDPDMNRGRALESGVSV; this is encoded by the exons ATGGTGTTCAAGAGGAAGTTAGACTGCGTATCTGTTGCCTTTGATTACCCCAATATTCCCAAGGCTCCTCGTTCTTGCAGG AGGAAGGTTCAAAACAAGAGAaccgatgatgatgatgacgctAAGATGTGTGCAATGGACTTGCTCGCTTCTCTGGCTGGAAAGATACTAGAGGAAGGCCAGAGCTCCTCAGCCTCTTCCAATGCATTTGAAGGGAATACTCACGAGAACTTCGGAAAAGAAATCAAAACTGAACGAGAAGATCATGACAAGCCTCTTAAATCTGAGTCGTCTGACCAAGGAAACTCTGTTTCAATGCCTACATATGAAAACACTAGCGACAAGTGTGCGGTAAATAGCTTCTCATTTCCTGATAACGACGGCATTTTGGAGCGCACTCCGATGTCTGATCACAAGAAGATTCATGGGGAGACGGGTGATGTTCATGTGAATCCTGGGTTCGAACAAGGAGAAGCAACCGGTGGCTTAACCACTAACACTTGCAACTTAGAGGATAAAACTGCATTAGATGTGCAGTTTCCTAAACCAGTCTGCGTGGATGATGGTGATCTGAAATCGCCATCCTTCGTGAATATGACCCCTAATGGTTCCCTTGCTAGACATGGGAATCGTACTAACCTAGGTAGAGATGatgatgaaaaattatatagttaTCGTAAATGTAGCAATAAGTTTACGTCTTATAAGTCTCCAGCTATTAGAAGAATAAGAAAGTCCAAATACTGGAAACAAGTCTCCAAGGATTTTGGACACTACAGAGCTG ATGTTGGCATAAAGGCTCTTTACcgcaaaagaaaatcatgttaTGGATACAACACATGGAAACATGAGACCATTTATAAGAGGAGAAGATCACCGGACCGAAGCTCGGTTGTAACTTCTGATGGTGGACTTTGTAATGGAAGTGTTTCCAAGTTACCTCAAAAGCGAGACTCAG TAAAGCTAAGCATCAAGTCCTTTAGGATTCCAGAGCTTTTTATTGAAGTTCCAAAAACTGCAACAGTAGGATCACTTAAG AGGACAGTGATGGAGGCAGTCAGTGTGTTACTCAGCGGTGGAATACGTGTTGGGGTATTGGTACATGGGAAGAAGGTCAGAGATGACAAGAGAACTCTGTCACAGACTGGGATCTCATCTGAAGAGAATCTAAACAACCTTGGGTTCACCTTGGAGCCTGGTGGTACCAGCAAAGTCCCGATACCTTTATGTTCCAAAGATCCTGTGGTGCCAACAACAGAGCTGGCAAGCTTGTGTGAACG GTCTGCGGCGGCTTCTCCGACGTTAGATTCTGGAGTTCCCCATGCAGATGATGTGTTTAACTCAGGGAATGTTGTGGACAATAACCTCGAGTTAGTTCCATATCAGAGTGAGGTATCTGTTGACGAACCTTCATCAGACTCAAGAGCGCTTGTTCCACTCCCAGCCTTGGAGGAAGTTAAGGCGCTTGCCATAGTTCCATTGAACCAGAAACCTAAGCGTACTGAGCTTGCCCAGCGCAGAGCCAGGAGGCCTTTCTCTGTCACAGAGGTAGAAGCTCTCGTACAAGCAGTTGAGGAACTCGGGACTGGAAG ATGGCGTGATGTGAAATTGCGTGCTTTCGAGAATGCTGATCACCGAACCTACGTGGACTTGAAG GACAAATGGAAGACGCTGGTTCACACAGCAAGTATATCACCGCAGCAAAGAAGAGGAGAGCCGGTGCCACAAGAACTGCTAGACAGAGTGTTGAAGGCATACGGGTATTGGTCGCAGCACCAAGGGAAACATCAGGCGAGAGGAGCACCTAAGGATCCAGACATGAACAGAGGTAGAGCTCTTGAATCAGGTGTTTCAGTGTAA